One Bufo gargarizans isolate SCDJY-AF-19 chromosome 3, ASM1485885v1, whole genome shotgun sequence DNA segment encodes these proteins:
- the SF3A3 gene encoding splicing factor 3A subunit 3 — METILEQQRRYHEEKERLMDVMTKEMMAKKPTLREQINSDHRARTMLDRYMDVSANVRDLYEDKDGLRKEELNAISGPNDFGEFYNRLKLIKEFHRKHPNEICVPMSVEFEDLLKSRENPSEEAQNLVEFTDEEGYGRYLDLHDCYLKYINLKSSEKLDYITYLATFDQLFDIPKERKNAEYKRYLEVLLEYLQDYTDRVKPLLDQNELFGKIQNEFEKKWESGSFPGWPKETSSALTHAGAHLDLSAFSSWEELASLGLDRLKSALLALGLKCGGTLEERAQRLFGTKGKSLESLDPSLFAKNPKAKGVRRDTEKNKDIAFLEAQIYEYVEILGEQRHLTHENVQRKQARTGEEREEEEEEQISESESDDEENEIIYNPKNLPLGWDGKPIPYWLYKLHGLNINYNCEICGNYTYRGPKAFQRHFAEWRHAHGMRCLGIPNTAHFANVTQIEDAVSLWSKLKLQKASERWQPDTEEEYEDSSGNVVNKKTYEDLKRQGLL, encoded by the exons ATGGAGACTATACTGGAGCAACAGCGACGCTACCATGAGGAAAAAGAACGGCTTATGGATGTAATGACCAAGGAGATGATGGCGAAGAAGCCCACG TTACGTGAACAGATAAATTCAGATCACAGAGCCAGAACCATGCTGGAT AGATACATGGATGTGAGCGCCAACGTCCGGGATTTGTACGAAGATAAGGATGG GTTGAGAAAAGAAGAACTAAATGCAATTTCTGGACCCAATGACTTTGGTGAATTTTACAACAGACTCAAATTAATAAAAGAATTTCATCGGAAGCATCCAAATGAG ATCTGTGTTCCCATGTCAGTTGAATTTGAAGACCTGCTGAAATCCAGGGAGAACCCTAGTGAAGAAGCCCAGA ATCTAGTGGAATTTACAGATGAGGAAGGTTATGGACGTTATCTGGATCTCCATGACTGTTACTTAAAATACATCAATCTCAAGTCGTCAGAG AAACTGGATTACATTACGTATTTAGCCACATTTGACCAACTTTTTGACATTCCCAAAGAgcggaaaaatgcagaatataaaag GTATCTAGAAGTGCTTTTAGAATACCTCCAAGACTACACAGACAGGGTAAAGCCTTTGTTGGATCAGAATGAACTGTTTGGAAAGATACAGAATGAATTTGAGAAGAAGTGGGAGTCTGGGAGCTTTCCAGGGTGGCCG AAAGAAACGAGCAGTGCGCTTACACATGCAGGAGCTCATCTGGACCTTTCAGCTTTCTCATCCTGGGAG GAATTGGCTTCTCTCGGATTAGACAGATTGAAGTCTGCGTTACTTGCCTTGGGTCTTAAATGTGGAGG AACATTAGAAGAAAGAGCCCAAAGACTTTTTGGTACAAAAGGAAAATCTCTAGAATCTCTTGACCCTTCATTGTTTGCCAAAAACCCAAAGGCAAAAGGTGTCCGAAG GGACACTGAAAAGAATAAAGACATTGCTTTTCTTGAGGCACAAATTTATGAATATGTTGAAATCCTCGGG GAGCAGAGACATCTGACACATGAAAATGTACAGCGcaagcaggctcggactggtgAAGAgcgggaagaagaggaggaagaacagATTAGCGAGAGTGAGAGCGATGATGAGGAAAACGAAATTATTTATAATCCCAAAAACCTTCCTCTTGGGTGGGATGGCAAG CCCATACCATATTGGCTGTATAAGCTGCATGGACTGAACATAAACTACAACTGTGAGATATGTGGAAATTATACCTACCGAGGGCCCAAGGCATTTCAGCGCCACTTTGCG GAATGGAGACACGCGCATGGCATGAGGTGTCTAGGAATCCCGAATACTGCCCATTTTGCCAACGTCACACAGATTGAGGATGCAGTATCCT tgtggTCAAAACTCAAGCTCCAGAAGGCGTCAGAGCGATGGCAGCCTGACACTGAG GAAGAATATGAAGACTCTAGTGGGAATGTTGTCAATAAGAAGACATATGAAGATTTAAAACGCCAAGGACTTCTCTAA